The nucleotide sequence TTCCTGATTTCATCATTGAGGACAAATCCAAACCATGGATAGATAACCACAGATGAACTCCGCCTCCCAGTACCCAGCCAAATAGCAGTGCCAATAAACTCAGCAATAAGGTTTCACACAACACCAGCAACATCAGCTGATGTTTTTTCAAACCTAATGCCCTGAGCAAACCAAATTCGCGTGTCCGCTCCAGCACACTCATCAACACCGTATTGACAATACCAAACACCAGCATAGTCATAATCAATATCAAAAAGACATAGTTGCCGGCATCATCCAGCATCACAAACTGCAATAACTGCGGCATCATGGTTTGCCAATCAAGTACAACCGTCTGACTGGCTTGCAGTGTCATATCGATACGATTTTTCCAAAACTGAACATCTTTGGGGTTTTGCAAGAAAATGGCAAATTTTGTAACCGGATATGCATTCGCATCGGCGCCTTCGCCAATCAGAAATTGTTGCGCGAATGACACGTCTGCAAACACCAGAAAGTTGTCCAGTTCCTCAATGCCTGATTTGAACACGGCACGAACACGCCCCAGCTGCGCCTGCGTATCCCCCTGCTGCGTTCCTGCCATCAACACCAGTTTGCTACCCACTGACACTTTCAACTTGCGCGCCATGCCTTCGCCGATCGCAACCCCGCGCTTGTCCGATGACTCAAACCATTGGCCTTGCAGCAATTTGCCGCGCAACAATTCAACTCGAGGATCATCACTACTGACGATGCCTTCCAAGGCTGCGCCCACAGAATTACTCGCCGTGCTGGCCAACACCTGCAGCGTAACGCGGGGTTGAATACTCGCGGGTATCTTCAGCTGCTCTAGTTGAGCATTGATTTGCTGACCGTCCGCAATAAATTTGTAATTGGCAGGCGATTGCATATAGCCATTGGGCTGCACCACCAGATGACCATCACCTAATTTGATGGCATTGCGTATCATGGAATTGTGGCTGCCATCGCCAATGCCGATGAACATCACCGCCAAGGCAAATCCCAATGAAATCGATATCAGGGTCAGCAGCGTACGTCGCCGATTGCGCCACAGATTTCGCCAAGCCAGCGCCAACAGCATTGAGAAAGGTAAGTGATTGTGACGAGTATTCATCGAATATCCTGGGCCGGTTTCAAGCGAATGGCGCGCCAGACAGGAAGCAGGGACGACAACATCGCAATCACCAACATCAATACGCTTGCGATAACCACCTGAGAAAATTCCAAATGGCCGCGCATCACTGGTTCAAACACCATACCGCCCCAGTCATAGCCGTCAGGCATGGAACTACTGAAATCAATGCCGTGAGTCTGCAGATAAGTCGCCAGACCAGATCCAATCACCACACCAACCAACGTAGCGATGCTCGCAAGAAACAGCGACTCTAGCAAAACCATCACCATAAGCACGCGGGCCTTCATACCAATTGCCAACAGAATTCCAAACTCATGGCTGCGCTCATACACAGCCATCAACATGGTATTCAGCATACCCAATGAAGCAAGACTGACAACAATTGCGCCAACAATCCACACCATCACCTTGCTTAAATCCAGCATATCCGCCACCGCAGGTGTCAATTGTCGCCACGTTTCCACCAACAAATCAGTTTCCGCATGTGCCGGATCTGCCAACGACAACGCGGCTATCGCAGCATTAATTTGTTGCTGCGCAACCATTAATGAATGTGAATCACCGACCTTGACCACCAGCTCATGAAACCCCGGCTGCATGACCATCAACTGCTGATAAGCATCAATCGACATTAAAACACCCATGCGATCAAAATTTGGCTCAACCGGTTTGATAATTCCTGCCACTCTAAACAAGGCATTGCCGATGCTGCCATCCGCTGCCTGGGTAACCAGGATCATTTCACTGCCCGGTACAACTGCCATGCTTTTCGCCAGTTGCGCGCCAAGCAGCACATTAAAATACCCGCTTGCATCCATTGCAAGATTCAAACTTCCCTCACGGATGTGTTGCAAGATGTTTGTGACCTGAGGCTCTCGCACCGGATCGACAGCTTTGATCGACACGCCGGTAGATATCTCGCCGCTGCTGGCCAATGCCGCTGCATACATCCTTGGTGAAAAATTTAAAGTTGGGAAGCGCTTCTCCAACTTATCCAGATACGAAACAGGGATAGTGGCATATAAATCTTGATCGTCACGAAATTCTTTGCGATGAATCTGCAAATCTCCGGTGGATATCTCCGTGGCAAACTGCGCCATTTGTCGGGTCATACCTTCCAGCAGGGCCGAATACAGGATCACAATAACCAGACTTCCGGCCAGCGCGGATACGGTCAACAGGCTGCGCACCTGATTTCGCCAGATATTCCGCCAGGCGATAAAAACCAGCACCATCCAGCGTGAAAAAAAATCGCGCAACCAAACTGTACGCATAGGCAACTACAGACCTTTCTTCAAATTCTGTAGCGAGAAAAAGTTTTCCTGTAATGGCACGGCAAATTCGATCGACTGGTACTCAACAATTGTCGACTCGTCAGGCTTGTCGTTTGGCAGCAGCGTCATGCGCATGGGCACATCAAAACCATTTATCTTCCTGGTTTTATCAAACAGCATTTTTCGCATCAGTTCACCCTCTTCGTCGTAATATTCAGATGTTAAGGGCGCCAGCGTTTTCTGGTCCATGATCATTACAATTTTTCCCCACACCACCGCGGAATTTTCCTTGGGAATCGACATTATTTCATACACCAGTCGCCCGTCACGCATGCCTGCATAACTGATGGTTGAGTCATAATCCGTTTCGAAAGTGCTTTCTCTCACCAAATCATCATTGGTGAAATGACTTCCCATCCATGAACCAGACATCATACTGGAAGGCACCTTGGCTACCCGGTCTATTTTGGGCAGATAGTTCCAAATATTCTCTTTGACTTTGAGCGTCGCCACGCCGCGATCTTTGATCGGGTCTTTAATGACCACCAACGAATGATCCATCCCTCGGGACCATGTCTCCATCACCATGGTTCGCTGATAGTTTTTGGTCGTCACCTGCATTGACATCAGCGCATGAGATGTTTCACCGCGCCACAACTTGTCCATATGGCGGATTAAGTCTTCGATTTCCATGGCCTGAACAGAAGAAATGCAAGTAAAAAAAAGGATGCCCGCAGCCAGCAACCATTTCTTCGCTATTGTTGTCAGCAAAATCAGTACTCCCCCATCAGCCATCAAATTACCTACCTTCTACAGAAAATACTGCAAAAACATTTGCATGAAAACAGTCGAACCGGATCAAAACACAAAAAAGCGTCTGCTTTCAGAGACAATTGCAAAATAACCGATTCAAGTTTAATCTCAACGAGCCTGCCCAGGCGGGGCCATGCCAAAGCTACGCAGTCACTCGCCAACGTCCTGGTGCCAGCACATCGATAGTTGCTAAATTTACTAGGAGAATATAACAATGAGAACACGCTTTTATCTGCTCACC is from Gammaproteobacteria bacterium and encodes:
- a CDS encoding ABC transporter permease — encoded protein: MNTRHNHLPFSMLLALAWRNLWRNRRRTLLTLISISLGFALAVMFIGIGDGSHNSMIRNAIKLGDGHLVVQPNGYMQSPANYKFIADGQQINAQLEQLKIPASIQPRVTLQVLASTASNSVGAALEGIVSSDDPRVELLRGKLLQGQWFESSDKRGVAIGEGMARKLKVSVGSKLVLMAGTQQGDTQAQLGRVRAVFKSGIEELDNFLVFADVSFAQQFLIGEGADANAYPVTKFAIFLQNPKDVQFWKNRIDMTLQASQTVVLDWQTMMPQLLQFVMLDDAGNYVFLILIMTMLVFGIVNTVLMSVLERTREFGLLRALGLKKHQLMLLVLCETLLLSLLALLFGWVLGGGVHLWLSIHGLDLSSMMKSGTEIMGTFMDPIIYTELSWNRVWQITMVVFIATMSSGIYPAIKTARVTPVQALRT
- a CDS encoding FtsX-like permease family protein, coding for MRTVWLRDFFSRWMVLVFIAWRNIWRNQVRSLLTVSALAGSLVIVILYSALLEGMTRQMAQFATEISTGDLQIHRKEFRDDQDLYATIPVSYLDKLEKRFPTLNFSPRMYAAALASSGEISTGVSIKAVDPVREPQVTNILQHIREGSLNLAMDASGYFNVLLGAQLAKSMAVVPGSEMILVTQAADGSIGNALFRVAGIIKPVEPNFDRMGVLMSIDAYQQLMVMQPGFHELVVKVGDSHSLMVAQQQINAAIAALSLADPAHAETDLLVETWRQLTPAVADMLDLSKVMVWIVGAIVVSLASLGMLNTMLMAVYERSHEFGILLAIGMKARVLMVMVLLESLFLASIATLVGVVIGSGLATYLQTHGIDFSSSMPDGYDWGGMVFEPVMRGHLEFSQVVIASVLMLVIAMLSSLLPVWRAIRLKPAQDIR
- a CDS encoding outer membrane lipoprotein-sorting protein, which translates into the protein MADGGVLILLTTIAKKWLLAAGILFFTCISSVQAMEIEDLIRHMDKLWRGETSHALMSMQVTTKNYQRTMVMETWSRGMDHSLVVIKDPIKDRGVATLKVKENIWNYLPKIDRVAKVPSSMMSGSWMGSHFTNDDLVRESTFETDYDSTISYAGMRDGRLVYEIMSIPKENSAVVWGKIVMIMDQKTLAPLTSEYYDEEGELMRKMLFDKTRKINGFDVPMRMTLLPNDKPDESTIVEYQSIEFAVPLQENFFSLQNLKKGL